The following are from one region of the Edaphobacter acidisoli genome:
- a CDS encoding outer membrane protein assembly factor, giving the protein MAAQAPAVATGANTAQPQQADTAGASAATVWQWKGLYVDRIEFEGVTFDKTDDLPNELEQKTGAPLEPQNVRASVRRLFASGRYRDISVRGVRQGDHATLIFAGVPRYFVGRVTIEGVKSERLISVLSFATKLSAGRAFEDGDIAAGTEGLQQMLQQQGYYESKVSAASDIDAVNNQVNVTYTVTLGAQARIGTVTVEGTDVGMTIAEFRKRGKLKEGSKVTRETTSNALTRLRAQYQKNDHLEATVTLQKQTYDATKNRLDYDFHVSQGPKVKVLVEGAKIKTSKLRVLVPIFEEGAIDNDLLNEGVHNLRDFLQQQGYFDVSVDVRVVGQGTGAERVVFTVDRGVKHKVIEVNIVGNKYFTDDILRERMRVIRGNLYRPSGQYSPSLVSADVNSIQALYRANGFDEAKVTTKIQDKDDSANGKPLKEAQIRVTYNISEGPQQKFGKVDVMGVAAARMADVRGLLNAQPGQPFSLVTLSGDRDTVLQYYLSKGFDQVKVEIAQQKEQNNPDKTDVSLNVTEGQQVFVDKVLLSGVEKTKPAVVQQQILVHPSEPLNQSALLETQRNLYGIALFNEVVAAVQNPTGDDPAKNVLLQLSEAKRWNVTYGFGIEAQTGTPSQGMISEASCIQLGLNPCNITQEGKVGVSPRVSLDVSRINLRGTEDTLTLHSAFGLLEQVAILTFQNPHFLSSKKWSGAVSGGYSNIQDITTFTSSTLQGDVRLTQKPERKDTFIYDFQYRRVKVNSLQVSADLIPLQSQPVRVGGPGITWFHDTRSPGPLDAVKGTYSTIQAFVASSKFGSQADFWKVDGSNSTYYQFGKEKYVLARNTRIGYEHPWGPNPNIGNAACAGILLTTNPSCSAVPLPERLYAGGANSLRGFGINLAGPRDLQTGFPVGGTAVFVNTTELRLPAPTLPYVGSSVNFVLFHDMGNVFQNPGDMFPSFLRFHQPNRDTCNDYSGKVGTCSFNYFSHDIGIGARYKTPVGPVRLDFSYNLNPPIYPVIYDFANNPPHVGAAGHFNFFFSIGESF; this is encoded by the coding sequence GTGGCGGCGCAGGCCCCTGCCGTGGCGACTGGCGCGAACACGGCGCAGCCTCAACAGGCAGATACGGCTGGCGCGTCGGCGGCAACGGTCTGGCAATGGAAGGGGCTCTACGTCGACAGGATTGAGTTTGAGGGTGTGACCTTCGACAAGACGGACGATTTGCCGAATGAACTGGAGCAGAAGACCGGCGCGCCGCTGGAGCCTCAGAATGTTCGCGCGAGTGTGCGGCGGTTGTTTGCAAGCGGCCGGTACAGGGACATCTCGGTGCGTGGGGTGAGGCAGGGAGATCATGCGACGCTGATCTTCGCGGGCGTGCCGAGGTACTTTGTCGGGCGCGTGACGATTGAGGGAGTGAAGAGCGAGCGGCTGATCTCTGTGCTTTCGTTTGCGACGAAGCTCTCTGCGGGCCGTGCGTTCGAGGACGGCGATATTGCTGCTGGGACAGAAGGCTTGCAGCAGATGTTGCAGCAGCAGGGGTATTACGAGTCGAAGGTGTCGGCGGCATCGGATATCGACGCGGTGAATAACCAGGTGAATGTAACCTACACGGTTACACTCGGAGCCCAGGCGCGGATTGGGACAGTGACGGTGGAAGGCACTGATGTCGGTATGACGATTGCGGAGTTCCGCAAGAGGGGAAAGCTGAAGGAAGGCAGCAAGGTAACGCGCGAAACGACGAGCAATGCACTCACACGGCTGAGGGCGCAGTATCAGAAGAACGATCACCTTGAGGCTACGGTGACGCTGCAGAAGCAGACGTATGATGCGACGAAGAACCGACTGGATTATGACTTTCACGTGAGTCAGGGGCCTAAGGTGAAGGTGCTGGTTGAGGGCGCGAAGATCAAGACAAGCAAGCTGCGCGTGCTGGTGCCGATCTTCGAGGAAGGCGCAATCGACAATGACCTGCTGAATGAGGGTGTGCACAACCTGCGCGATTTTCTGCAGCAGCAGGGATATTTCGACGTGTCGGTCGATGTGCGGGTGGTTGGTCAGGGTACAGGGGCCGAGCGTGTTGTGTTCACAGTGGACCGCGGCGTGAAGCACAAGGTCATCGAGGTAAATATTGTCGGTAACAAATACTTTACCGACGATATATTGCGCGAACGTATGAGGGTGATTAGAGGAAACCTGTATCGGCCGAGCGGACAGTACAGCCCTTCTTTGGTGAGCGCGGACGTGAACTCGATCCAGGCGTTGTATCGTGCGAATGGTTTCGATGAAGCGAAGGTGACGACGAAGATTCAGGACAAGGATGACTCGGCCAACGGCAAGCCTCTGAAGGAGGCGCAGATTCGAGTGACATACAACATCTCGGAGGGGCCGCAGCAGAAGTTTGGCAAAGTCGATGTGATGGGCGTTGCGGCGGCACGGATGGCGGATGTGCGCGGTTTGCTGAATGCGCAGCCAGGACAGCCGTTTTCGCTGGTGACGCTTTCGGGCGACCGCGATACGGTGCTGCAGTACTACCTGAGCAAGGGCTTCGACCAGGTGAAGGTGGAGATTGCGCAGCAGAAGGAGCAGAACAATCCTGACAAGACGGATGTTTCGCTGAATGTGACGGAAGGCCAGCAGGTGTTTGTGGATAAGGTGCTGCTGTCGGGCGTGGAGAAGACGAAGCCAGCGGTCGTTCAGCAGCAGATCCTGGTGCATCCGAGCGAGCCGCTGAACCAGTCGGCGTTGCTGGAGACGCAGCGGAATCTCTATGGCATTGCGCTGTTCAACGAAGTGGTGGCCGCAGTGCAGAACCCTACGGGAGACGATCCGGCGAAGAATGTGCTGTTGCAACTGTCGGAGGCGAAGCGATGGAATGTGACGTATGGTTTCGGCATTGAGGCGCAGACCGGAACGCCGTCACAGGGCATGATCTCAGAGGCTTCGTGTATTCAACTCGGGCTGAACCCTTGCAATATCACGCAGGAAGGCAAGGTCGGCGTGAGCCCGCGGGTGTCGCTGGATGTGTCGAGGATCAATCTGCGCGGCACGGAGGACACGCTCACGCTGCACTCGGCGTTTGGCCTGCTGGAGCAGGTGGCGATCCTGACGTTCCAGAATCCGCATTTTTTGAGCAGCAAGAAATGGTCAGGAGCGGTTTCGGGTGGTTACTCGAATATTCAGGACATTACGACGTTTACGTCATCGACGCTGCAGGGTGACGTCAGACTGACTCAGAAGCCGGAGCGGAAGGACACGTTCATCTACGATTTTCAGTACAGAAGAGTGAAGGTGAACAGCTTGCAGGTGTCGGCTGATCTGATTCCGCTGCAGTCGCAGCCGGTGCGTGTCGGCGGGCCGGGAATTACGTGGTTCCACGATACGCGGTCGCCCGGGCCGCTGGATGCGGTGAAGGGAACGTACTCGACAATCCAGGCGTTTGTTGCGTCGTCGAAGTTCGGGTCGCAGGCGGACTTCTGGAAGGTGGATGGTTCTAATTCGACCTATTATCAGTTTGGGAAAGAGAAGTATGTTCTAGCGCGCAATACGCGGATTGGATATGAACATCCGTGGGGGCCGAATCCGAACATTGGCAATGCGGCGTGCGCGGGGATATTGCTGACGACGAATCCAAGCTGCAGCGCGGTGCCATTGCCGGAGCGTTTGTATGCGGGCGGCGCGAACTCGCTGCGCGGGTTTGGAATCAACCTTGCCGGACCACGAGATCTGCAGACGGGCTTTCCTGTGGGAGGCACGGCGGTGTTTGTGAATACGACCGAGCTTCGCCTGCCCGCGCCTACGTTGCCGTATGTGGGCAGCAGTGTGAACTTCGTGCTGTTTCACGATATGGGTAATGTGTTCCAGAATCCCGGTGATATGTTCCCGTCGTTTCTGCGTTTTCACCAGCCGAACCGCGACACGTGCAACGACTATTCAGGCAAGGTGGGCACGTGCAGCTTCAATTACTTTAGCCACGACATTGGCATCGGCGCTCGCTATAAGACGCCAGTTGGCCCGGTGCGGCTGGACTTCAGCTACAACCTGAATCCACCGATCTACCCGGTGATATATGACTTTGCGAACAATCCACCGCACGTAGGTGCGGCCGGGCACTTCAACTTCTTCTTCAGTATTGGGGAGAGTTTCTGA
- a CDS encoding ThiF family adenylyltransferase — protein sequence MMPHHPATHVEDSPASTQSGNQPGPTSPITDADRYSRQILFPGIAEQGQHLLRQSHAAVIGCGATGAAAASLLARAGVGTLTLIDRDFVEPSNLQRQVLFDEADALESLPKAEAARRKIALFNSAITVNAHIDDLVPANIHALLAGADIVLDATDNFETRYLINDYAVEQSKPWIYAAAIGAYAATMNILPKPSATESPAPYTLNPTTLNPTACLACIFPKPPSGPVETCDTSGILSTAVNLAASIQVTEALKFLTHQPHLMRRTLLSFDLWSSERSEINASKPNPSCTVCARRQFTHLAGEGRPHITLCGRNSVQIHEHHRPVDFAAMRDRLAPHGQVRFNNLLLRFERPPHTLTLFSDGRAIIQGTTDITLARSLYARFIGS from the coding sequence ATCATGCCTCATCACCCGGCCACACACGTCGAAGATTCCCCGGCAAGCACCCAATCCGGTAACCAGCCCGGCCCCACCTCCCCCATCACCGACGCCGACCGTTACTCGCGCCAAATCCTCTTCCCCGGTATCGCTGAACAAGGCCAGCACCTGCTTCGCCAGTCACATGCCGCTGTCATCGGCTGCGGCGCAACCGGGGCCGCAGCGGCCTCCCTGCTTGCCCGCGCCGGCGTCGGCACACTCACCCTCATCGACCGTGACTTCGTCGAGCCCTCTAACCTCCAGCGACAGGTCCTCTTCGACGAGGCCGACGCCCTCGAATCACTCCCCAAGGCCGAAGCCGCCCGCCGCAAGATCGCCCTCTTCAACTCCGCCATCACCGTCAACGCGCACATCGACGACCTCGTCCCCGCAAACATCCACGCTCTGCTCGCCGGCGCAGACATCGTCCTCGACGCAACTGACAACTTCGAGACCCGCTACCTCATCAACGACTACGCCGTCGAACAATCCAAACCCTGGATCTACGCCGCTGCCATCGGCGCCTACGCCGCCACCATGAACATCCTCCCGAAACCTTCGGCGACCGAATCCCCTGCACCCTATACCCTTAACCCCACTACCCTCAACCCCACCGCCTGCCTCGCCTGCATCTTTCCCAAGCCCCCATCCGGCCCTGTCGAAACCTGCGACACCTCCGGCATCCTCTCAACCGCCGTCAACCTCGCAGCCTCCATCCAGGTCACCGAAGCCCTCAAATTCCTCACGCATCAGCCGCATCTGATGCGCCGCACACTGCTCTCCTTCGACCTCTGGTCAAGCGAGCGCAGCGAAATCAACGCCTCGAAGCCAAACCCATCCTGCACCGTCTGCGCCCGGCGCCAGTTCACCCATCTCGCCGGCGAAGGCCGCCCGCACATCACGCTCTGCGGACGCAACTCCGTGCAGATTCACGAGCACCATCGTCCCGTCGACTTCGCCGCCATGCGCGACCGCCTCGCCCCCCATGGCCAGGTACGCTTCAACAATCTCCTGCTCCGCTTCGAGCGTCCACCCCACACCCTCACGCTCTTCAGCGACGGCCGCGCCATCATCCAGGGCACCACCGACATTACTCTCGCGCGCTCACTCTACGCCCGATTCATCGGCTCCTGA
- a CDS encoding RNA polymerase sigma factor, which yields MELQGQHMTQMQPTKSGPAIFKRNPPIAGEFDAIERAKNGDAEAFSKLYALHKRRVYTLCLRMLGNVSEAEDMTQEAFLHLFRKIGSFRGESAFSTWLHRLTVNLVLMHLRKKGLNLVSLEETINPSDEDTPKRDFGSRDIHLAGSVDRVALERAVALLPPGYRMVFILHDVEGFEHNEIAQMLECSTGNSKSQLHKARLRLREILRERETGEPTPQAAQPAFKEAAL from the coding sequence ATGGAGCTCCAGGGCCAACACATGACACAAATGCAGCCGACTAAATCTGGTCCCGCCATCTTTAAGCGGAACCCTCCCATCGCTGGAGAATTCGATGCGATCGAGCGCGCGAAAAACGGCGACGCCGAAGCCTTCTCCAAGCTCTACGCCCTCCACAAACGCCGCGTCTACACCCTCTGCCTCCGCATGCTGGGCAATGTCTCCGAAGCCGAAGACATGACGCAGGAAGCCTTCCTGCATCTGTTCCGCAAGATCGGCAGCTTCCGCGGCGAAAGCGCTTTCTCTACATGGCTCCATCGCCTCACCGTCAATCTGGTCCTCATGCATCTGCGCAAAAAGGGGCTCAATCTCGTCTCGCTCGAAGAGACCATCAACCCGTCCGACGAAGACACGCCCAAGCGCGACTTCGGCAGCCGCGACATCCATCTTGCCGGCTCCGTCGACCGCGTCGCGCTCGAACGCGCCGTCGCGCTGCTCCCTCCCGGCTACCGTATGGTCTTCATCCTGCATGATGTCGAAGGCTTCGAGCACAACGAGATCGCCCAGATGCTCGAATGCTCCACCGGCAACAGCAAGAGCCAACTTCACAAAGCGCGCCTCCGGCTGCGCGAGATTCTTCGCGAAAGAGAAACCGGCGAACCCACTCCCCAGGCCGCCCAACCTGCCTTCAAGGAAGCGGCGCTATGA
- a CDS encoding glycoside hydrolase family 76 protein, with product MIKRIAVRNLLSAALLCICALSSPAQDFRAYSKAAVDSLQQWYTPQTGLYNTTGWWNSANAITALANYSRIAHTKKYRSIFKNTLHAAQTGPKGAPGFINSYYDDEGWWALAWIDAYDLTHDRRYLQTAASIFTNMQSGWDTTACGGGVWWKKPNHGKNAIENELFLDVAASLANRARTPEQRADYLAWAQKEWAWFRASGMINSDHLINDGLNYRDPGHCTNNGGNTWSYNQGVILGALTELNKAAPDPTLPATAEAIALAAIDHLTDANGILHETSPAHTGGDVPQFKGIFSRNLMLLNEAFPNPRYQSFARANAQNLWTNDRDAANHFGFYWAGPFDLADASRQSSALDALNAAAALH from the coding sequence GTGATCAAGCGAATCGCCGTTCGCAATCTGCTATCAGCCGCTCTGCTTTGCATCTGTGCGCTCTCCTCCCCCGCACAAGACTTCCGCGCCTATTCCAAAGCAGCCGTCGATTCCCTGCAACAGTGGTACACGCCCCAGACTGGCCTCTATAACACCACCGGCTGGTGGAACTCCGCCAACGCCATCACCGCGCTCGCCAACTACAGCCGCATCGCCCACACAAAAAAATACCGGTCCATCTTCAAAAACACGCTGCACGCCGCACAGACCGGCCCCAAAGGCGCACCCGGCTTCATCAACAGCTACTACGACGACGAAGGCTGGTGGGCACTCGCCTGGATCGACGCCTACGACCTCACTCACGATCGCCGTTATCTCCAGACCGCCGCGTCCATCTTCACCAACATGCAGTCCGGCTGGGACACCACAGCCTGCGGCGGAGGCGTCTGGTGGAAGAAGCCCAACCACGGCAAAAACGCCATCGAAAACGAGCTCTTCCTCGACGTCGCCGCCTCACTCGCCAACCGCGCACGCACTCCCGAGCAGCGCGCAGATTACCTCGCATGGGCGCAAAAAGAGTGGGCCTGGTTCCGCGCCTCCGGCATGATCAACTCCGACCACCTCATCAACGACGGCCTCAACTACCGCGACCCCGGCCACTGCACCAACAACGGCGGCAACACCTGGAGCTACAACCAGGGAGTCATCCTCGGCGCACTCACCGAATTAAACAAAGCCGCACCCGACCCAACCCTCCCCGCAACCGCCGAAGCCATCGCGCTCGCTGCAATCGACCACCTCACCGACGCAAACGGCATCCTCCACGAAACCAGCCCCGCCCACACCGGCGGAGACGTCCCGCAGTTCAAAGGCATCTTCAGCCGCAACCTCATGCTCCTGAACGAAGCCTTCCCCAACCCGCGCTACCAGTCCTTCGCCCGCGCCAACGCCCAAAACCTCTGGACCAACGACCGCGACGCCGCCAACCACTTCGGCTTCTACTGGGCCGGCCCATTCGACCTCGCCGACGCCTCACGCCAAAGCTCCGCCCTCGACGCCCTCAACGCCGCGGCCGCTCTTCACTAA
- a CDS encoding DUF1593 domain-containing protein: MRVWGWVWVAVLVTATCGTGVSAPFPATHVDEFQGKPRVIVISDIGNEPDDQMSFVRFLLYSNEFDVQAMIAATSTWQKTVTHPETMRALIDAYGKVRPNLMLNAKGWPEAEDLLAKVFAGQPAYGMAATGVGKASDGAKAIIRAVDKDDSRPVWVCIWGGANTLAEALMEVRATRSADAVEKFVAKLRVYSISDQDDAGPWIRREFPDLFYVVEPSTPTSGEYAYATWTGISGDVYYRNGDGADLTTVTNEWLEKNIRIGPLGKLYPRFMFIMEGDTPSFLGLIDNGLNAYRRPDWGGWGGRYVYRQPYGETHPIWTQGGDEFGRVTSSQDTVMGVDGKMDTSDQATVWRWREAFQHDFAARMSWTVEDFKHANHNPVVEVNGEGGTAPIVMDVEVGKTVTLDASASRDPDGQTLHYRWFHYAEAGGGAGEQLGSVSIAGADGAKAVVTATSACHALWLPLIPCKGDGVAHVILAVMDDGTPSLTSYRRVILRIHAAKQ; encoded by the coding sequence TTGCGAGTCTGGGGATGGGTGTGGGTTGCGGTGTTGGTGACGGCTACGTGCGGGACCGGGGTTTCGGCTCCGTTTCCTGCGACGCATGTGGATGAGTTTCAGGGTAAGCCGCGGGTGATTGTGATCAGCGATATCGGCAATGAGCCGGACGATCAGATGTCGTTTGTGCGGTTCCTGCTGTATTCGAATGAATTCGATGTGCAGGCGATGATTGCGGCGACTTCGACGTGGCAGAAGACGGTGACGCATCCGGAGACGATGCGGGCGTTGATTGATGCTTATGGCAAAGTGAGGCCGAACCTGATGCTGAATGCGAAGGGCTGGCCTGAGGCAGAGGATTTGCTGGCGAAGGTCTTTGCCGGACAGCCTGCGTATGGCATGGCTGCTACCGGCGTGGGTAAGGCTTCCGATGGGGCGAAGGCGATTATTCGCGCGGTGGATAAGGATGACAGCCGTCCGGTGTGGGTGTGCATCTGGGGCGGTGCGAATACGCTGGCGGAGGCGCTGATGGAGGTGCGGGCTACGCGGTCTGCGGATGCGGTGGAGAAGTTTGTGGCGAAGCTGCGGGTGTATTCGATCTCGGACCAGGATGATGCGGGGCCGTGGATTCGGCGAGAGTTTCCTGATTTGTTTTATGTCGTCGAGCCTTCGACGCCGACGAGTGGCGAGTATGCGTATGCGACGTGGACGGGCATCAGCGGCGATGTTTACTACCGCAATGGCGATGGCGCGGACTTGACGACGGTGACGAATGAGTGGCTGGAGAAGAACATTCGCATTGGGCCGCTGGGGAAGCTGTATCCGCGGTTCATGTTCATTATGGAGGGGGACACGCCGTCGTTTCTGGGACTGATTGACAATGGGCTGAATGCTTATCGGAGGCCGGATTGGGGTGGTTGGGGCGGGCGGTATGTGTATCGGCAGCCTTATGGTGAGACGCATCCGATATGGACGCAGGGCGGGGATGAGTTTGGACGTGTGACGTCATCGCAGGACACGGTGATGGGTGTGGATGGGAAGATGGATACGTCGGACCAGGCGACGGTATGGCGGTGGCGCGAGGCGTTTCAGCATGACTTCGCGGCGCGGATGAGTTGGACGGTGGAGGACTTCAAGCATGCGAACCACAATCCTGTGGTTGAGGTGAATGGTGAGGGTGGGACTGCTCCGATTGTGATGGATGTTGAGGTGGGCAAGACTGTGACGCTCGATGCGAGTGCGAGCCGTGATCCGGATGGGCAGACTTTGCATTACAGGTGGTTCCACTATGCGGAGGCTGGTGGAGGAGCGGGCGAGCAGTTGGGGTCGGTGTCGATTGCTGGTGCCGATGGCGCGAAGGCGGTGGTGACAGCGACTTCAGCGTGTCATGCACTGTGGCTGCCGTTGATACCTTGTAAGGGCGATGGCGTGGCGCATGTGATTCTGGCGGTGATGGACGATGGGACGCCTTCGCTGACTTCGTACCGGCGGGTGATTTTGCGGATTCATGCGGCGAAGCAGTGA
- a CDS encoding dihydrofolate reductase family protein, protein MRKLFVFNHVTLDGYFVSHNGDFTWARNTIDDPEYAAFEAENAKGTAELLFGRVTYDLMAKYWPTPMAAQQAPTVAEGLNRMPKIVFSRTLNHASWANTRVLKGDLISEVRRLKNEPGPGILIMGSGTIIAQLAPEGLIDEYQMMVDPIALGSGRSMFDGIPQKLALRQTKSRTFKSGKTFLCYEPAA, encoded by the coding sequence ATGCGAAAGCTATTCGTCTTCAACCACGTCACCCTCGACGGCTACTTCGTCAGCCACAACGGAGACTTCACCTGGGCCCGTAACACCATCGACGACCCCGAATACGCCGCATTCGAGGCCGAAAACGCCAAAGGCACCGCCGAGCTCCTCTTCGGCCGCGTCACCTACGACCTCATGGCAAAGTACTGGCCCACCCCCATGGCCGCCCAGCAGGCCCCAACCGTCGCCGAAGGCCTGAACCGCATGCCAAAGATTGTCTTCTCGCGGACCCTCAACCACGCCTCCTGGGCCAACACCCGCGTCCTCAAAGGCGACCTCATCTCCGAAGTCCGCCGGCTCAAGAACGAGCCCGGCCCGGGCATCCTCATCATGGGCAGCGGCACCATCATCGCTCAGCTCGCCCCCGAAGGCCTCATCGACGAGTACCAGATGATGGTCGATCCCATCGCCCTCGGCAGCGGACGCTCCATGTTCGATGGCATCCCGCAAAAGCTGGCGCTCCGACAGACAAAATCCCGCACCTTCAAAAGCGGCAAGACCTTTCTCTGCTACGAACCAGCAGCATGA
- a CDS encoding SRPBCC family protein, whose amino-acid sequence MSERTVNHATYTIERAYPARPERVFRAFSDPARKRRWYAEGERKDVGEFTMDFRVGGRDRLTFSTPQGFHCVSESIYQDIRPNDRIVFAYTMTVNGQCISSSQGTFEFLPTAEGTTLLFTEQAAFFEHSDGPEMRKQGWSDLLTELGNTLTQPEN is encoded by the coding sequence ATGAGCGAACGCACCGTCAACCACGCCACCTACACCATCGAGCGCGCCTACCCAGCACGCCCCGAGCGCGTCTTCCGCGCCTTCTCCGACCCCGCCCGCAAGCGCCGCTGGTACGCCGAAGGCGAGCGCAAGGACGTCGGCGAGTTCACCATGGACTTCCGCGTCGGAGGCCGCGACCGCCTTACCTTCTCCACGCCGCAAGGCTTCCACTGCGTCAGCGAGTCCATCTACCAGGACATTCGCCCCAACGACCGCATCGTCTTCGCCTACACCATGACCGTGAACGGCCAGTGCATCTCCTCCTCGCAGGGCACCTTCGAATTTCTACCCACAGCAGAAGGCACAACCCTCCTCTTCACCGAGCAAGCCGCCTTCTTCGAGCACTCCGACGGCCCCGAGATGCGCAAACAAGGCTGGAGCGATCTGCTCACCGAACTCGGCAACACATTGACTCAACCGGAAAACTAA
- a CDS encoding ArsR/SmtB family transcription factor — translation MPRPSASIERVFHALGDPTRRAIVERLSRGPVSVSKLHAPLNITLAAVVQHLQVLEGSGLVRTTKVGRVRTCHMEPKGFSAVERWINDRRTLWEKRLDHLGDLLAEEDDEA, via the coding sequence ATGCCCCGTCCGTCTGCCAGTATCGAACGCGTCTTCCACGCCCTCGGCGACCCCACGCGTCGCGCCATCGTCGAGCGCCTCAGCCGAGGCCCCGTCTCCGTCTCAAAACTTCACGCTCCACTCAACATCACGCTCGCCGCCGTCGTCCAGCATCTCCAGGTGCTCGAAGGCAGCGGCCTTGTCCGCACCACAAAAGTCGGCCGCGTCCGCACCTGCCACATGGAACCCAAAGGCTTCAGCGCAGTCGAACGCTGGATCAACGACCGCCGTACCCTCTGGGAGAAGCGCCTCGACCACCTCGGCGACCTGCTCGCAGAAGAAGACGACGAGGCCTGA
- a CDS encoding shikimate kinase encodes MTTQPNPITEATASIPADIKRIVLTGFMGAGKSTIGRLLASRIGWTFLDVDTHLEARTNATIPELFERHGEATFRRLESSAIASALARTQTVLALGGGAPEELTNRLLIEQTPATFTIFLDAPFPTLYDRCMLQEIGRPVLANLDAAQARFARRHPLYRRISRLTIDTTSSTPNETIEAILAAIAK; translated from the coding sequence ATGACCACCCAACCCAACCCCATCACCGAAGCCACAGCATCCATCCCGGCAGACATTAAGCGCATCGTCCTCACCGGCTTCATGGGCGCGGGCAAATCCACCATCGGCCGCCTGCTCGCCTCCCGCATCGGCTGGACCTTCCTCGACGTAGACACGCACCTCGAAGCCCGCACCAACGCCACCATCCCCGAGCTCTTCGAGCGCCACGGCGAGGCCACCTTCCGCCGTCTCGAATCCTCCGCGATCGCCTCGGCGCTCGCCCGCACCCAGACCGTCCTGGCCCTCGGCGGCGGTGCGCCCGAAGAGCTCACCAACCGCCTCCTCATCGAGCAGACCCCCGCCACCTTCACCATCTTCCTCGACGCGCCGTTCCCCACGCTCTACGATCGCTGCATGTTGCAGGAGATAGGCCGCCCAGTCCTCGCCAACCTCGACGCCGCCCAGGCCCGCTTCGCGCGCCGCCATCCACTCTACCGCCGCATCTCGCGCCTCACCATCGACACCACCAGCAGCACGCCCAACGAGACCATCGAAGCCATCCTGGCAGCAATCGCAAAATAG
- a CDS encoding AI-2E family transporter codes for MYVAALFAVVLTPAVDRIASWRIGSYHPSRPLAIVLLIAIVVGVLAVFFTTGIPPVVHDLHQFSIDLPQRIPQTVERFKRMPLASHFGLESIAERAESAASATAGYLVSALPDWLSHLFDILTAAFLCVYFMLEGDKAYRFFLSLFRQPQRERLDLTLHHANQKVGKWLAAQGLLMLILGVTSTIVFGLLHVRYFLLLGFLMGLFNIIPIAGGIFTIAIAACVAALDSWAKMGGVLIFYLIYVNVENAYLTPRIMRSSVNLMGLTVLISLLLGTSLAGIVGALVAVPTAALITVVLQEYAVHDDEL; via the coding sequence ATCTACGTCGCCGCGCTGTTCGCCGTCGTACTCACGCCGGCGGTCGACCGTATCGCCTCCTGGCGCATCGGCTCCTACCACCCATCGCGTCCTCTCGCCATCGTGTTGCTCATCGCAATCGTCGTCGGTGTGCTGGCCGTCTTCTTCACCACGGGGATCCCACCCGTCGTGCACGATCTGCATCAGTTCTCCATCGACCTGCCTCAACGCATCCCCCAGACCGTCGAGCGCTTCAAGCGCATGCCCCTGGCCAGCCACTTCGGCCTCGAATCCATCGCCGAGCGCGCCGAATCCGCCGCCAGCGCCACCGCCGGCTACCTCGTCTCCGCCCTGCCCGACTGGCTCTCCCACCTCTTCGACATCCTCACCGCTGCCTTCCTCTGCGTCTACTTCATGCTCGAAGGCGACAAGGCCTACCGCTTCTTCCTCTCACTCTTCCGCCAGCCCCAGCGTGAGCGCCTCGACCTCACCCTCCATCATGCCAACCAGAAAGTCGGCAAATGGCTCGCCGCGCAAGGCCTGCTCATGCTGATTCTCGGCGTCACCAGCACCATCGTCTTCGGCCTCCTGCACGTGCGCTACTTCCTGCTGCTGGGCTTCCTCATGGGCCTGTTCAACATCATCCCCATCGCAGGAGGCATCTTCACCATCGCCATCGCCGCCTGCGTCGCCGCGCTCGACTCCTGGGCCAAGATGGGCGGCGTCCTCATCTTCTACCTCATCTACGTCAACGTCGAGAACGCCTACCTCACCCCTCGCATCATGCGGTCCAGCGTCAACCTCATGGGCCTCACCGTCCTTATCTCGCTGCTGCTCGGAACTTCGCTGGCCGGCATCGTCGGAGCCCTGGTCGCCGTCCCGACTGCTGCCCTCATCACTGTGGTGCTTCAGGAATACGCAGTCCACGATGATGAACTATGA